Proteins from one Candidatus Delongbacteria bacterium genomic window:
- a CDS encoding flagellar FliJ family protein, which yields MKYVFRLESLLKVKKMEEDLQQKKVQIAEVDYLKVVAKQRQLFDERKTSIDDLKKYKVFNSRTYMISMNYVSEINRRIEANNKTLREKEKVLNKEKSFLISISMDRMMLEKLKEKQMEDYRKQEDMKEQKLMDEMGIRNYNNSLTGY from the coding sequence ATGAAGTACGTATTCAGATTAGAAAGTCTGCTGAAGGTAAAAAAAATGGAGGAAGATCTTCAGCAAAAAAAAGTTCAGATCGCCGAAGTGGATTATCTGAAAGTTGTAGCAAAGCAGAGACAGCTCTTTGATGAAAGAAAAACTTCTATTGATGATTTAAAGAAGTATAAAGTTTTTAATTCTAGAACTTATATGATAAGTATGAATTATGTGAGCGAGATAAATAGAAGAATTGAGGCGAATAATAAAACTCTAAGAGAAAAAGAGAAGGTTTTAAATAAAGAAAAATCATTTCTGATTTCGATATCAATGGATAGAATGATGTTAGAGAAGTTGAAAGAAAAGCAGATGGAAGATTATCGTAAACAAGAAGATATGAAAGAGCAGAAGCTAATGGATGAAATGGGGATACGAAACTATAACAACTCTTTGACAGGTTATTAG
- a CDS encoding PadR family transcriptional regulator, with the protein MAKNELIALSLLYGGPKHAYAINMVMKDIGFEDWSTVSKASIYNCLKRLEKSGHVEVFTEKVGNMPERNVYSITQLGQEALRGEMIEALTVHEKNFERLYLALVFGLGITGEEMIDFLNKKKEKIAELIEIQKDHASHEHYEEYNIPHPKYLIQSGIMQLESIIWLIDRILEILKIDPDYYSKSYTICKNLYEKKEL; encoded by the coding sequence ATGGCAAAAAATGAATTAATCGCCCTGTCTCTTTTATACGGAGGTCCAAAACATGCGTATGCTATAAATATGGTTATGAAGGACATTGGGTTTGAAGATTGGTCTACTGTATCAAAGGCATCGATTTACAACTGCTTGAAAAGACTTGAAAAAAGTGGTCATGTAGAAGTTTTCACAGAAAAAGTTGGAAACATGCCAGAAAGAAATGTTTACTCGATTACTCAATTAGGACAAGAAGCATTGAGGGGTGAGATGATAGAGGCCTTAACCGTTCATGAAAAGAATTTTGAGCGGTTATACCTTGCTTTAGTATTTGGGCTTGGAATTACTGGTGAAGAGATGATTGACTTTTTGAATAAGAAGAAAGAAAAAATTGCTGAATTAATAGAAATTCAAAAAGACCATGCTTCACATGAGCATTACGAAGAGTATAATATTCCTCATCCAAAATACCTTATTCAATCTGGAATTATGCAATTGGAATCAATAATATGGCTAATTGATCGTATCTTGGAAATACTTAAAATAGATCCCGATTACTATTCAAAATCCTACACAATATGCAAAAATCTTTATGAAAAAAAGGAGCTCTAA
- a CDS encoding efflux RND transporter permease subunit: MNIGNFSVKNPVLLNILMVAILVIGFVSFMKLPRELETDVSFSWAFIIFPYPGVSAEEIEKNIIVKVEDEISDIDKIDKINSICSEGQGFVQVQFEDDISKEDFNRLFQELRTEIGNVSLPDGALDPIIDDFTTADFVPIIRVVLKGDADPIVMNDVSRDLQDKLLDIDNVSKAQIVGGQDREIWIEVDGKMMEAKHISLDEIANSLTYKNMNIPGGEVKTKDTNYILRTVGESEKIDDFKNVIVRRTEGQGTITIGDLAKINSGLADGNFDSRFNGEKAISILISKNSKGNSITIVDQIEKLTEEYKKTLPEGIKLELSNNTTWMIKDTLSTLGSNSMMGFGMLVFILFVFIGWRSSLITALGIPIAFAITFIFMEYIGETINSSSLFALVLVLGMIVDHAIVIIENSYRYRQSGMSAHDAAIKGVNEVVWPVLAATGTTIAAFLPLMLLPGIMGKFMRVIPIVVSLALVASTLEALFFLPSHFADWGGKKARKETGNFKKLQNIFIKILKPLYRHRYITFILTILVIISSLSLLGMVRKNLFEGEAMSLMLIDIELPTGTSRERTNEVAKKFEEILLPMIGNGEIVSVSTNVGFMEGETEWKTQSNVAQISIALEEIKKGRKRSVIEVLEDVKAKCSHIPGAEIVKYRRVENGPPVDKPVTFKVLGDNYSDMLIVTEGLKQILNDYEELYNIDDNYDEGAQELKVKVNEVRAIEYGLTPAQIGMYLRGCFDGITATKFFDNDEEIDVIVKLSSDSRNEVADITQLKIPSPTGVMVPFNNICSLEKTKGISSIKREDKERGITVTADSKDQTRSQEINKRIEDEFNSKFKKLYPSVKLNMSGAFAEFNNVLVDIVRLLGVGLFLMYVILGAQFKSYVQPFIMMLTIPFAFTGCILYLILADASLSIVVLYAVVALAGIAVNDAIVLISFINNQRRSGIEVTEAVLSGAATRLRPIILTSVTTMAGLVPMALELGGSSGVWAPMASTIVFGLLFSTVGTLFIIPCVYGILNDITSLFGFNMKLEGE, encoded by the coding sequence ATGAATATTGGTAATTTTTCCGTAAAAAATCCTGTTCTTTTAAATATTCTTATGGTAGCAATATTGGTTATAGGATTTGTATCATTCATGAAATTACCTAGAGAATTGGAAACTGACGTTTCTTTTTCATGGGCATTTATAATATTTCCTTATCCGGGCGTTTCAGCTGAAGAGATTGAAAAAAATATAATCGTAAAAGTTGAAGATGAGATATCTGATATCGATAAAATAGACAAAATCAATTCTATCTGTTCAGAAGGACAAGGATTCGTTCAAGTCCAGTTTGAGGATGACATTTCGAAAGAGGATTTTAATAGACTTTTTCAAGAATTGAGAACCGAAATTGGGAATGTTTCTTTGCCTGATGGGGCTTTAGATCCCATAATTGATGACTTTACAACTGCTGATTTTGTTCCAATAATTAGGGTCGTTCTTAAAGGTGATGCAGATCCAATCGTTATGAATGATGTTTCAAGGGATTTACAAGATAAACTTCTAGATATTGATAATGTTTCAAAAGCACAAATTGTTGGTGGGCAAGACAGAGAAATTTGGATTGAAGTTGATGGCAAAATGATGGAAGCTAAACATATTTCACTTGATGAAATAGCTAATAGCTTAACTTACAAAAACATGAACATTCCTGGTGGTGAAGTTAAAACTAAGGACACTAACTACATTTTAAGAACAGTTGGAGAATCTGAGAAAATTGATGATTTCAAAAATGTTATTGTGAGAAGAACTGAAGGTCAAGGTACAATTACAATTGGTGATCTTGCAAAAATTAATTCTGGTTTAGCTGATGGAAATTTTGACTCAAGATTTAATGGTGAAAAAGCTATTTCTATTTTGATTTCCAAAAATTCTAAAGGTAATTCAATTACTATAGTTGATCAAATAGAGAAACTTACTGAAGAATATAAAAAGACACTACCTGAAGGAATCAAACTTGAATTATCAAATAATACAACATGGATGATAAAGGATACTCTATCAACTTTGGGTAGTAACTCAATGATGGGTTTTGGCATGTTAGTTTTTATCCTATTTGTATTCATTGGATGGAGATCCAGTTTGATTACAGCTTTAGGTATCCCAATCGCTTTTGCCATCACTTTTATTTTTATGGAATATATTGGAGAAACGATAAATTCTTCCTCCCTTTTTGCTTTGGTTTTAGTACTTGGTATGATTGTAGATCATGCGATTGTAATTATTGAAAATAGTTATAGATACAGACAAAGTGGAATGAGTGCCCATGATGCAGCTATTAAGGGTGTTAATGAAGTTGTTTGGCCAGTTCTTGCTGCAACAGGGACAACTATTGCGGCATTTTTACCGCTCATGTTGTTACCCGGAATTATGGGTAAATTCATGCGTGTTATTCCAATCGTAGTATCCCTAGCTTTAGTTGCATCTACACTGGAAGCTCTATTTTTCTTACCAAGTCATTTTGCTGATTGGGGAGGGAAAAAAGCTAGAAAAGAAACTGGAAATTTCAAAAAACTTCAAAACATTTTCATAAAGATCCTAAAACCATTGTATCGTCATAGATATATAACATTTATTCTTACTATTTTAGTAATTATCAGTTCTCTTTCTCTTTTAGGTATGGTAAGGAAAAATCTCTTTGAAGGCGAAGCAATGTCATTAATGCTTATCGATATTGAATTGCCTACAGGTACTTCTAGAGAGAGAACAAATGAAGTTGCTAAAAAATTTGAAGAAATATTACTCCCTATGATTGGGAATGGTGAAATAGTTTCTGTCAGTACAAATGTAGGTTTTATGGAAGGTGAAACTGAGTGGAAAACTCAGAGTAATGTTGCCCAAATTTCTATTGCTTTGGAAGAGATAAAAAAAGGTAGAAAAAGATCTGTAATTGAGGTACTGGAAGATGTAAAAGCTAAATGTTCACATATACCTGGAGCTGAAATTGTAAAGTATAGAAGGGTTGAAAATGGACCTCCTGTGGATAAACCTGTAACTTTTAAAGTACTTGGAGATAATTATAGTGACATGCTAATTGTTACTGAAGGTTTGAAGCAAATATTAAATGATTATGAGGAATTATACAATATTGACGATAATTATGATGAAGGTGCTCAAGAGCTAAAAGTTAAAGTTAATGAAGTCCGAGCAATTGAGTATGGGCTAACACCTGCTCAAATTGGAATGTATCTTAGAGGATGTTTTGACGGTATAACAGCTACTAAATTTTTCGACAATGATGAAGAGATTGATGTAATAGTGAAATTATCGAGTGATAGTAGGAATGAAGTTGCAGACATTACTCAATTGAAAATTCCTTCTCCTACTGGAGTCATGGTTCCATTCAATAATATATGCTCACTGGAGAAAACCAAAGGGATCTCTTCAATAAAAAGAGAGGATAAGGAAAGGGGTATAACTGTTACTGCAGATTCTAAAGATCAAACAAGGAGCCAGGAAATTAATAAGAGAATTGAGGATGAATTTAACTCAAAATTCAAAAAGCTGTATCCGAGTGTAAAACTAAACATGTCCGGAGCATTTGCTGAATTCAATAATGTTCTTGTTGATATTGTAAGACTTCTTGGAGTTGGTCTATTTCTGATGTATGTAATATTAGGGGCTCAATTTAAATCATATGTTCAACCATTTATTATGATGTTAACTATACCTTTCGCCTTCACAGGATGTATTTTATACTTAATATTAGCAGATGCATCTCTTTCAATAGTTGTACTATATGCTGTGGTGGCACTTGCGGGAATTGCTGTAAATGATGCAATTGTGCTTATAAGTTTTATTAATAATCAGCGAAGATCAGGTATCGAAGTAACTGAGGCAGTTCTATCTGGAGCTGCGACAAGATTAAGACCAATTATTCTTACTTCAGTAACAACAATGGCAGGTCTTGTACCTATGGCATTGGAGTTAGGAGGAAGTTCTGGCGTTTGGGCTCCAATGGCTTCTACAATAGTCTTTGGTCTTCTATTTTCTACTGTTGGAACATTATTTATTATCCCATGCGTATATGGAATACTAAATGATATAACCAGTCTATTTGGTTTCAATATGAAATTAGAAGGGGAGTAA
- the fliI gene encoding flagellar protein export ATPase FliI, protein MRTEIFDKYFNGLDEVNVYRMSGKVIRIIGLIIESSGPESSIGDLCIIYRKKKLNPVPAEVVGFSDGKTLLMALHGMEGISPGCEVRSSNRPLTVKAGEEMLGRVLDGLGNPMDGKSFLNCKDSIVLNNPAPEALSRDRIDKKFITGIKAIDGMITCAQGQRVGIFSGSGVGKSVLMGMIAKGGEADVNVIALIGERGREVKEFIERDLGEEGLKKSVVVTVTSDKEALLRVKGALLATSIAEYFRDKGKNVLFMMDSCTRYAMALREIGLAVGEPPTTKGYTPSVFNFLPKLLERTGKSDRGSITALYTVLVEGDDMNDPVGDTVRSIIDGHIVLSRKIAAKNHYPAIDVLESVSRLFNEVVDSEHKKNQYKIKELMAIYRENEDIINIGAYTKGANPKIDQAIAKIDKINQFLRQDIDEIFSFDQTMKLMSLI, encoded by the coding sequence ATGAGAACTGAAATTTTTGATAAATACTTCAATGGTCTAGATGAAGTCAATGTTTATCGTATGAGCGGTAAAGTCATTAGAATAATTGGTTTAATAATTGAGTCGTCGGGTCCCGAGTCTTCGATTGGGGATCTCTGTATTATCTACAGAAAAAAAAAATTAAATCCCGTTCCTGCTGAAGTGGTTGGCTTTAGCGATGGTAAAACACTGTTGATGGCATTACATGGAATGGAAGGGATTTCTCCCGGATGTGAAGTTAGAAGCAGTAACAGACCATTGACCGTAAAAGCAGGTGAAGAAATGCTTGGCAGGGTACTTGACGGTCTTGGCAATCCAATGGACGGTAAAAGTTTTCTAAATTGTAAAGATAGCATTGTATTGAATAATCCCGCTCCAGAAGCTTTATCAAGGGATCGTATTGATAAGAAATTCATTACTGGAATTAAGGCTATTGATGGAATGATTACCTGTGCTCAAGGACAAAGAGTTGGAATTTTTTCCGGTTCTGGAGTTGGGAAATCAGTATTAATGGGGATGATTGCAAAAGGTGGTGAAGCCGATGTCAATGTGATTGCCTTAATTGGTGAACGGGGGAGAGAGGTTAAGGAGTTTATTGAAAGAGATTTAGGCGAAGAAGGATTAAAAAAATCTGTTGTGGTAACCGTTACAAGCGACAAAGAAGCTTTACTTAGAGTTAAAGGAGCTTTACTTGCTACATCAATAGCCGAATATTTCCGAGATAAGGGAAAAAATGTCCTCTTTATGATGGATAGTTGCACGAGATATGCTATGGCTCTTCGTGAAATCGGCTTGGCTGTGGGAGAACCTCCAACTACAAAAGGTTATACTCCATCTGTTTTTAATTTCTTACCAAAACTTTTAGAACGTACTGGTAAAAGCGATAGAGGCTCTATTACGGCTTTATATACTGTTTTGGTTGAAGGTGATGATATGAATGATCCTGTTGGAGATACTGTTAGATCAATAATTGATGGTCATATCGTTTTATCTAGAAAAATAGCAGCTAAAAATCACTATCCAGCTATTGATGTACTTGAATCTGTATCCAGATTATTCAATGAGGTTGTCGATTCTGAACATAAGAAAAATCAATATAAGATTAAAGAGTTGATGGCAATATATCGAGAAAATGAAGATATCATCAATATTGGTGCGTATACAAAAGGTGCAAATCCGAAAATTGACCAGGCAATAGCTAAAATTGACAAAATCAATCAATTTCTGCGTCAGGATATAGATGAGATATTTAGTTTTGATCAGACAATGAAATTGATGAGTCTAATATAA
- the fliF gene encoding flagellar M-ring protein FliF — translation MAEEQISKTLENKVESLEVKTQNQLSRMLEKMSKGQKIVLGVVAGLSLIMIISIFFWASAKKYNVLYSNLSQKDAAAIVNKLAELNVDYKLEGNGSIIYVEDKYVDNTRLNLASEGLPAESIAGYEIFDNNKLGMTDFMQQINSKRALEGELSRTINSINGVVSSRVHLVIPKRALFEEDKHEPSASIALTLKNRAGISNKQIEGIINLVANSVEGLRVDKISIIDNYGNQLNWNEDPESVAGLSQNQFKIRRSVEKSLEQQVQSMLDQTIGSGRSVVRISATLDFNKVEKREELYNPESQALRSEERNENTASEDAKNQATESSISNYEVNRSVANIVEETGEIKKLSIAVSVDGKYETVADEDGKTREEYRQRSEDELASIRSLVTSAIGFDLNRGDVIEVINMKFNMDHELLAQSKGLNSETIDFIKTSLQYGSVLVLFIILLLTVRSLVRKSTEFSKKIWPKIISDEVSGKIITPDGRIIDAKDLHKEEEMIRGMGKKDKVKDLEEEIPEEIRRRNELQEQIRKFVVNNSKDASSLLKSWLYEENKDV, via the coding sequence ATGGCAGAAGAACAGATAAGCAAAACATTAGAAAACAAAGTTGAATCACTTGAAGTTAAAACTCAAAATCAATTATCAAGAATGCTCGAGAAAATGTCAAAAGGGCAAAAAATTGTATTGGGTGTTGTTGCAGGATTATCTTTAATTATGATTATTTCAATATTTTTTTGGGCTTCTGCAAAAAAATACAATGTATTATATTCAAATTTATCTCAAAAAGATGCAGCTGCCATTGTAAACAAGTTGGCTGAATTAAATGTAGACTATAAACTTGAAGGTAATGGGTCAATTATCTATGTAGAGGATAAATATGTCGATAATACTAGGCTTAATCTTGCCTCGGAAGGTTTGCCAGCGGAATCTATTGCAGGGTATGAGATTTTTGATAATAATAAACTTGGTATGACAGATTTTATGCAACAAATAAATAGTAAAAGAGCTCTTGAAGGTGAACTTTCCAGAACTATCAATTCTATTAATGGTGTTGTAAGTTCAAGAGTGCATCTGGTGATTCCTAAAAGAGCACTATTTGAAGAAGACAAACATGAACCTAGTGCTTCCATTGCATTGACTCTAAAAAATAGAGCTGGAATCTCAAATAAACAGATAGAAGGTATTATAAATTTAGTTGCAAATTCGGTAGAAGGATTACGAGTTGATAAAATCTCCATAATAGATAATTATGGCAATCAGCTAAATTGGAATGAAGATCCTGAGTCAGTAGCTGGTTTATCACAAAATCAATTCAAAATCAGAAGAAGTGTTGAAAAATCTTTGGAACAACAGGTTCAATCAATGCTGGATCAAACAATCGGTTCAGGGAGATCTGTGGTAAGGATAAGTGCTACTCTGGATTTTAATAAAGTTGAAAAGAGAGAGGAACTTTACAACCCTGAAAGTCAGGCTCTGAGATCTGAAGAAAGAAATGAAAATACAGCTTCAGAAGATGCTAAGAATCAAGCAACAGAATCAAGTATTTCTAACTATGAGGTAAACAGAAGTGTTGCCAATATTGTTGAAGAAACGGGAGAAATTAAAAAATTATCTATAGCTGTATCGGTTGATGGCAAGTATGAGACAGTGGCTGATGAGGATGGTAAAACAAGGGAAGAGTACAGGCAAAGAAGTGAGGATGAATTAGCTAGTATCAGATCATTAGTTACAAGTGCAATCGGGTTTGACTTGAATAGGGGAGATGTAATTGAAGTTATTAATATGAAATTCAACATGGATCATGAGTTGTTGGCACAATCAAAAGGTTTAAACTCTGAAACTATAGATTTTATTAAAACTTCTCTACAATATGGATCAGTTTTAGTTCTTTTCATTATATTGTTATTAACAGTTAGAAGTTTGGTTAGAAAATCTACTGAATTCTCTAAGAAGATTTGGCCAAAAATTATTTCTGACGAGGTTTCAGGAAAAATTATCACTCCAGATGGAAGGATAATTGATGCTAAAGATCTGCATAAAGAGGAAGAAATGATAAGAGGTATGGGTAAGAAAGATAAAGTTAAAGACCTTGAAGAGGAGATACCTGAAGAGATCAGGAGACGTAATGAACTTCAGGAGCAAATTAGAAAATTTGTAGTCAATAACTCAAAAGATGCTTCTTCTCTTCTTAAATCCTGGCTTTATGAGGAGAATAAGGATGTATAG
- the fliG gene encoding flagellar motor switch protein FliG: MAKKKAKEQENTEVDVKDQRSERSETTAERMLTGVEKAAILMISIGADASAYIYQNLGDEEIEKITTAIVNLKNVSSKTIETVITEYHQMILTQHYIQSGGISYAHEVLEKAIGTDRALEMIRKVQRMMRVKGFNILKDVDPDQLLTFIQKEHPQTIAFVLSQLNQNQASSILAELDSDLQVDVVRRFASMDRVTPETISAVEKVLENRIDMISGSSPVLGGLKSIADILNQMGVALSQKILGDITELDYELATDIKNLMFTFEDIIRLDDTSVQKVLKEVENKELTYALKGVSDEVKDKVLKNLSERARNLILEEMEYLGAIRLSEVEEAQQRIVDVINKLKEDGQIVILGGSNAEQLVE, encoded by the coding sequence ATGGCAAAAAAGAAAGCTAAAGAGCAGGAAAATACAGAAGTTGATGTAAAAGATCAAAGATCAGAAAGAAGTGAAACGACTGCTGAAAGAATGCTTACTGGAGTTGAAAAAGCAGCTATTTTGATGATCTCTATTGGTGCTGATGCTTCTGCTTATATATACCAAAATCTTGGTGATGAAGAGATAGAAAAGATTACAACAGCTATTGTTAATCTAAAGAATGTTAGTTCAAAAACCATTGAAACTGTAATTACTGAATATCACCAGATGATTCTTACTCAGCATTATATTCAAAGTGGTGGTATTAGCTATGCCCATGAAGTTTTAGAGAAAGCCATTGGTACAGATAGAGCTTTAGAGATGATTCGTAAAGTTCAGAGAATGATGAGAGTAAAAGGTTTTAATATATTAAAAGATGTAGATCCTGATCAACTTTTAACTTTCATTCAAAAAGAACATCCACAGACTATAGCCTTTGTTTTATCTCAATTAAATCAAAATCAGGCTTCTTCTATTTTAGCAGAGCTGGATTCCGACCTTCAAGTCGATGTAGTAAGAAGATTTGCTAGTATGGATAGGGTTACACCGGAAACTATTTCGGCTGTTGAAAAAGTATTGGAAAACAGAATAGATATGATAAGTGGATCTTCTCCTGTATTGGGTGGATTAAAATCTATTGCAGATATTTTGAATCAGATGGGTGTTGCTCTTTCCCAGAAAATTCTTGGAGATATTACGGAACTTGATTATGAACTTGCAACCGATATTAAAAATCTAATGTTTACTTTCGAAGATATTATCAGACTCGATGATACTTCTGTCCAAAAAGTACTCAAAGAGGTTGAAAATAAGGAACTTACTTATGCTCTTAAAGGTGTTTCGGATGAGGTTAAAGATAAAGTTCTTAAAAATCTATCAGAAAGAGCTAGAAATCTCATATTAGAAGAGATGGAATATCTTGGAGCTATCAGATTAAGTGAAGTTGAGGAAGCACAACAAAGAATTGTTGACGTGATCAATAAGCTGAAAGAGGATGGTCAAATTGTTATTCTTGGTGGAAGTAATGCTGAGCAATTGGTTGAGTAA
- a CDS encoding efflux RND transporter periplasmic adaptor subunit: MKSFLILIVLSSILFFGCKEEQKEVQVVKVEKEPLPVEVMNIGRTKIQKRVSASSTIRPDKEVYIVSETGGKITSVNFKMGDFIEKDFVLLTVENEIQVASVEMAKSNLETAELSLKIAEELFSTGNSSEIELASAKNQYIAAKTGLVQAEDALDNCLIKAPFSGYIISKEASIENGGMIAPGSLIGRIIDINKVYCEFQVGENEVSIVKKGQKVEVEIPAINEVISDAEVVAISYGADQRSGTFPVKVKWSNKDLRVLAGMSANLNIVTSTEDSPLVVTDFSIFENNNKKAVYIDEKGNAALRYIETGRSSGNLIEVTSGVSENELLVVSGYTVIKSGDPIKSTNKGVTGEK; this comes from the coding sequence ATGAAAAGTTTCTTAATTTTAATAGTATTATCATCAATTTTGTTCTTCGGATGTAAAGAGGAGCAAAAAGAGGTACAAGTTGTAAAAGTTGAAAAAGAACCTCTACCTGTGGAAGTAATGAATATTGGTAGAACTAAAATTCAAAAGAGAGTCTCAGCTTCTTCAACAATTCGTCCAGATAAAGAAGTCTATATAGTTTCTGAAACAGGTGGAAAAATTACATCTGTAAATTTCAAAATGGGTGATTTTATTGAAAAAGATTTTGTTTTATTAACTGTAGAAAATGAGATACAAGTAGCCAGTGTTGAGATGGCAAAATCTAATCTTGAAACAGCTGAGTTAAGTTTAAAAATTGCTGAAGAACTTTTCTCAACTGGGAATAGCTCTGAAATTGAATTAGCATCTGCAAAAAATCAATATATTGCTGCTAAAACTGGACTAGTACAAGCTGAAGACGCTCTAGATAATTGTCTGATCAAAGCTCCATTCTCAGGTTATATAATATCAAAAGAGGCTAGTATCGAAAATGGTGGAATGATAGCCCCTGGCTCTTTAATTGGACGTATTATAGATATCAATAAAGTTTATTGTGAGTTCCAAGTGGGGGAAAATGAAGTTTCTATAGTTAAAAAAGGTCAGAAGGTAGAAGTTGAAATTCCTGCCATCAATGAAGTAATTAGTGATGCAGAAGTTGTTGCAATATCCTATGGAGCTGATCAAAGGAGTGGAACATTTCCTGTAAAAGTAAAATGGAGTAACAAAGATTTAAGAGTTCTAGCCGGTATGTCAGCAAATCTAAACATTGTTACTTCAACAGAAGATTCTCCATTAGTTGTTACTGATTTTTCTATTTTTGAAAACAACAATAAAAAAGCAGTTTATATTGATGAAAAAGGAAATGCAGCTTTAAGATACATAGAAACAGGTAGATCTTCTGGAAATCTTATTGAAGTCACTTCGGGTGTAAGTGAAAATGAACTTCTTGTAGTTTCTGGATATACAGTTATCAAGAGTGGTGATCCAATAAAAAGTACAAATAAAGGTGTTACAGGAGAGAAATAA
- a CDS encoding TolC family protein — translation MKMRVFVLLGFLIIFNYLYGEKLTLVDAEKRAAKNSFEVKSKLMEEQSKQWEKKNAIANYLPKIDYGLTYLRMESDFVNNNSSPFNPLFENSFSHEITVTQPITNGGVEIFAIEIADHIEKAFYHSKNETVASSISEVREKYFDLISLIEAEKVIKKTVEWKKKNLDGAKIKLKAGSGLETDVLRWETELLTSENDLENAISNRKTAILSLYHAMGESVINSIFEVETDNFDDIHNLYQKIDFNFDGDVSGSWNLKSMEEAVKISEGYQDVALSAFLPKLNAFYNYSWPTSDDFAPETDNSTWNAGISLSIPIFYGFRNYTSYQKASFDKKQTEIQYQELYNNLKIGLESLKIGLKTSKSTVETSMKKVELMERQLDMVQKRYDLGGIEQSALLEISLGLQSARFDYINSLLSALRIETEIKKICGNLEVIE, via the coding sequence ATGAAAATGAGAGTATTTGTATTATTAGGTTTTCTGATAATTTTCAATTATCTCTATGGTGAAAAACTAACCTTAGTTGACGCAGAAAAAAGGGCTGCAAAAAACTCTTTTGAAGTAAAGTCAAAACTGATGGAAGAGCAGTCTAAGCAATGGGAAAAGAAAAATGCCATTGCTAATTATCTTCCAAAAATTGATTATGGGCTAACATATTTGAGAATGGAAAGTGATTTTGTTAACAACAATAGTTCACCTTTCAACCCACTCTTTGAGAACTCTTTTTCTCACGAAATTACTGTTACTCAACCCATCACAAACGGAGGAGTAGAGATCTTTGCAATTGAGATTGCAGATCATATAGAAAAAGCTTTTTATCACAGTAAAAATGAAACTGTAGCCTCCTCTATTTCAGAGGTTAGAGAAAAATATTTTGACTTGATATCCTTAATCGAAGCTGAAAAAGTTATAAAAAAGACTGTTGAATGGAAAAAGAAAAATCTTGATGGAGCAAAGATAAAACTTAAGGCTGGATCAGGCTTGGAAACGGATGTTCTAAGATGGGAAACAGAATTACTTACTTCTGAAAATGATTTGGAAAATGCTATTTCAAATAGAAAAACAGCTATTTTATCACTTTATCATGCTATGGGTGAAAGTGTAATAAATTCGATATTTGAAGTTGAAACTGATAATTTTGATGATATCCATAATTTGTATCAAAAAATTGATTTCAATTTTGATGGTGATGTTTCAGGCTCTTGGAACTTAAAATCTATGGAAGAAGCTGTTAAAATTTCAGAAGGATATCAAGATGTTGCTTTGTCAGCTTTTCTTCCAAAACTCAATGCCTTTTATAATTATAGCTGGCCAACAAGTGATGATTTTGCTCCTGAAACGGATAATTCAACATGGAATGCTGGTATTTCACTATCTATTCCGATATTTTATGGTTTCAGAAATTATACTTCTTATCAAAAGGCATCATTTGATAAAAAGCAAACGGAAATACAGTATCAAGAATTGTACAACAACTTAAAAATTGGATTAGAAAGTTTAAAAATTGGATTAAAAACCAGTAAGTCAACCGTGGAAACTTCAATGAAAAAGGTTGAACTAATGGAAAGACAATTGGACATGGTGCAAAAAAGATACGATTTAGGTGGAATTGAACAATCCGCTCTACTTGAGATATCACTAGGATTACAAAGTGCTAGATTCGATTATATTAACTCTCTGTTATCAGCTTTGAGGATAGAGACTGAAATAAAGAAAATTTGTGGAAATCTGGAGGTTATAGAATGA